One region of Streptomyces sp. NBC_00442 genomic DNA includes:
- a CDS encoding amidohydrolase family protein — translation MTELPRIVSVDDHVIEPAHLFDVWLPAKYRERGPRPLTAGIGELAYVAGKYQITMDPDGPPTDWWIYEDLKFPYKRNIAAVGFDRDDMTLEGITRAEMRRGCWDPKARLDDMDLNHVEASLCFPTFPRFCGQTFAEAHDKEVALACVRAYNDWMVEEWCGDSGGRLIPLCIIPLWDIDLAVAEILRNAARGVRAVTFSEIPTHLGLPSIHSGYWDPFFAVCQETGTVVNMHIGSSSQMPAASPDAPPAVQASLSFNNAMASMMDFLFSGVLVKFPTLKLAYSEGQMGWIPYALERADDVWEEHRAWGGVRDLIPEPPSTYYYRQIFCCFFRDKHGVASLDVVGRDNATFETDYPHVDSTFPHTKEVALDHVKGLDDETVYKLMRGNAIRMLGLDLDRAR, via the coding sequence ATGACCGAACTGCCGCGGATCGTCAGCGTCGACGACCATGTGATCGAGCCGGCCCATCTCTTCGACGTCTGGCTGCCCGCCAAGTACCGCGAGCGCGGGCCGCGTCCGCTCACCGCCGGGATCGGCGAACTGGCCTATGTGGCAGGCAAGTACCAGATCACGATGGACCCGGACGGACCGCCCACCGACTGGTGGATCTACGAGGACCTGAAGTTCCCGTACAAGCGCAACATCGCCGCCGTCGGCTTCGACCGCGACGACATGACGCTGGAAGGCATCACCCGCGCCGAGATGCGGCGCGGCTGCTGGGATCCCAAGGCGCGCCTGGACGACATGGACCTCAACCACGTCGAGGCCTCGCTCTGCTTCCCCACCTTCCCGCGCTTTTGCGGCCAGACCTTCGCCGAGGCGCACGACAAGGAGGTCGCCCTCGCCTGTGTCCGCGCCTACAACGACTGGATGGTCGAGGAGTGGTGCGGCGACAGCGGGGGCCGCCTCATCCCGCTGTGCATCATCCCGCTGTGGGACATCGACCTCGCCGTCGCCGAGATCCTGCGCAACGCCGCGCGCGGGGTGCGCGCGGTGACGTTCTCCGAGATCCCCACGCACCTCGGCCTGCCGTCCATCCACTCCGGCTACTGGGACCCGTTCTTCGCGGTCTGCCAGGAGACCGGCACCGTCGTCAACATGCACATCGGCAGCAGCTCCCAGATGCCCGCCGCCTCCCCCGACGCGCCGCCCGCCGTCCAGGCCTCGCTCAGCTTCAACAACGCGATGGCCTCGATGATGGACTTCCTGTTCAGCGGCGTCCTCGTGAAGTTCCCCACCCTCAAACTCGCCTACAGCGAAGGCCAGATGGGCTGGATCCCGTACGCCCTGGAACGCGCCGACGACGTGTGGGAGGAGCACCGGGCCTGGGGCGGGGTGCGCGATCTGATCCCCGAGCCGCCGTCGACGTACTACTACCGGCAGATCTTCTGCTGCTTCTTCCGCGACAAGCACGGGGTGGCCTCCCTGGACGTGGTCGGCCGCGACAACGCCACCTTCGAGACGGACTACCCGCACGTCGACTCGACCTTCCCGCACACCAAGGAGGTGGCCCTCGACCACGTCAAGGGCCTCGACGACGAGACGGTCTACAAACTGATGCGCGGCAACGCCATCCGCATGCTCGGCCTCGACCTCGACCGCGCCCGCTGA
- a CDS encoding acyl-CoA dehydrogenase family protein produces MDLTYSEEEEAFRARLRAWLSTALPELPPRPDPLDWPARRAYDTAWQRMLYDAGYAGLHWPEEAGGRGATPTQHLIYLEETEKAGAPYVGANFVGLLHAGPTVAAEGTPGQRARWLPPVLRGDEIWCQGFSEPDAGSDLAALRTRAVRDGDDYVVTGSKIWTSHAEVADWCELLVRTAPIAEDTPKHRGITWLAMPMDAPGITVRPLRTLAGSAEFAEMFLDEVRVPVANRVGAENDGWRVTMVTLSFERGTAFVGEVVACRRTLAELAKTAQRNGSWDDNAVRRQLGRLNAEFTALWRLTQWNVSASQRGGGVPGIGGSVFKLRYSHARQELYDTAARVLGPGALDLAHDWTLDRLSSLSYTIAAGTSQIQRNIVAERILGLPKGR; encoded by the coding sequence ATGGACCTCACCTACAGCGAGGAGGAAGAGGCCTTCCGTGCCCGGCTGCGTGCCTGGCTGAGCACGGCCCTTCCCGAACTGCCGCCCAGACCCGACCCGTTGGACTGGCCGGCGCGACGGGCGTACGACACCGCATGGCAGCGGATGCTGTACGACGCCGGGTACGCGGGCCTGCACTGGCCCGAGGAGGCGGGCGGCCGGGGCGCCACGCCCACCCAGCACCTCATCTACCTGGAGGAGACCGAGAAGGCGGGCGCGCCCTACGTGGGCGCCAACTTCGTCGGGCTGCTGCACGCCGGACCCACCGTCGCCGCCGAGGGCACCCCCGGGCAGCGGGCCCGCTGGCTGCCGCCGGTCCTGCGCGGCGACGAGATCTGGTGCCAGGGCTTCAGCGAACCCGACGCGGGATCCGACCTCGCGGCGCTGCGCACCCGCGCGGTCCGCGACGGCGACGACTACGTCGTGACGGGCTCCAAGATCTGGACCTCGCACGCCGAAGTCGCCGACTGGTGCGAACTGTTGGTGCGCACCGCGCCCATCGCCGAGGACACCCCCAAGCACCGGGGCATCACCTGGCTCGCGATGCCGATGGACGCGCCCGGCATCACGGTCCGCCCGCTGCGCACCCTCGCCGGCTCCGCCGAGTTCGCCGAGATGTTCCTCGACGAGGTACGGGTCCCCGTCGCCAACCGGGTCGGCGCCGAGAACGACGGCTGGCGGGTCACCATGGTGACGCTCTCCTTCGAACGCGGCACCGCGTTCGTGGGGGAAGTGGTCGCCTGCCGCAGGACGCTCGCCGAACTCGCCAAGACCGCGCAACGCAACGGCAGCTGGGACGACAACGCCGTGCGGCGCCAACTGGGGCGACTGAACGCCGAGTTCACGGCCCTGTGGCGGCTCACCCAGTGGAACGTCAGCGCGTCGCAGCGCGGCGGGGGCGTACCGGGCATCGGGGGCTCGGTCTTCAAGCTCCGCTATTCGCACGCACGTCAGGAGCTGTACGACACCGCCGCCCGTGTCCTTGGTCCCGGCGCGCTCGACCTCGCCCACGACTGGACCCTGGACCGTCTCTCCTCCCTCTCCTACACCATCGCCGCCGGCACCTCGCAGATCCAGCGCAACATCGTCGCCGAGCGCATCCTCGGCCTGCCCAAGGGGCGCTGA
- a CDS encoding acyl-CoA dehydrogenase family protein — translation MDFQLTPDQIALKSGMRDLLAARFDREALRAAVERPGLDRSLWRALGDAGFFALRLPESRGGVGLGLPEAVLVFEEAGRALLPGPLVATHLAAGTEPGAADGESVVTWADGPLTAWLDEADHVWGDTEGAVPLRSVDPLTPLHRTRGTRTHVPEAALLAAAEQLGSASRTTELAVQHAKERMQFGRPIGAFQAVKHLCADMLVRTEVARAAVYAAAVTEDPDEIAGAKLLADDAAVRGARDCLQVHGGMGFTWEADVHLHLKRAWVRAEQWQSADEAAEVLARSL, via the coding sequence ATGGACTTCCAACTCACCCCGGACCAGATCGCCTTGAAGTCGGGCATGCGCGACCTGCTCGCGGCGCGCTTCGACCGGGAGGCGCTGCGGGCGGCCGTGGAACGGCCCGGCCTCGACCGGTCGCTGTGGCGGGCGCTCGGCGATGCCGGGTTCTTCGCACTGCGGCTCCCCGAGAGCCGGGGCGGCGTCGGGCTCGGACTCCCCGAGGCGGTGCTGGTGTTCGAGGAGGCGGGGCGGGCGCTGCTGCCCGGCCCGCTGGTGGCCACCCATCTGGCCGCCGGCACCGAACCGGGCGCGGCGGACGGCGAGTCGGTGGTCACCTGGGCGGACGGCCCGCTCACCGCCTGGCTCGACGAGGCCGACCACGTATGGGGCGACACCGAAGGCGCCGTCCCGCTGCGCTCCGTCGACCCGCTGACCCCGCTGCACCGCACGCGCGGAACCCGTACGCATGTGCCCGAAGCGGCCCTGCTCGCCGCGGCGGAACAACTCGGCAGCGCGTCGCGCACCACCGAACTCGCCGTCCAACACGCCAAGGAGCGCATGCAGTTCGGACGGCCGATCGGCGCGTTCCAGGCCGTCAAGCACCTCTGCGCCGACATGCTCGTACGGACCGAGGTGGCGCGCGCCGCCGTCTACGCGGCGGCCGTCACCGAGGATCCCGACGAGATCGCCGGAGCCAAACTCCTCGCCGACGACGCGGCCGTGCGCGGCGCGCGCGACTGCCTCCAGGTCCACGGCGGCATGGGCTTCACCTGGGAGGCCGATGTGCATCTGCACCTCAAGCGGGCCTGGGTGCGCGCCGAGCAGTGGCAGTCGGCGGACGAGGCGGCGGAGGTCCTGGCGCGGTCGCTGTAG